One Camelina sativa cultivar DH55 chromosome 3, Cs, whole genome shotgun sequence genomic window carries:
- the LOC104779382 gene encoding uncharacterized protein LOC104779382, with the protein MEHEDRYSDDEPWYQEHHGSEPEPEATEDEPWYDEHHGTNPEQEATEGESWYDKHHGTDPEPETSEDEPWYERDYDEGHGIQDHHWPSATQAIPYRESWPKGDEDSEGERLGPYYAPPRNHRELQKEYPRRTRKVPTWSPCGSSSKSRAYRTRTQDLPSWSPRASPANKSSRGRAKTKPSIVGPWAKSREQAPRTLVYSPGAISFMDELISIQSQLQYLGEMLGQVETSYTHGESSRNQHSALVSPPTLDPRPTANPDRDETHRRRHDPTVQCRELPTRNEEPAQREVRPQIIPRPEMTRTQPDHEPDNKEDVNGLGGIIEKPAEPPDHQAHILGGTSPGNQANSGRLLTAPDRDQADLRLPCSEQAMVHESSSRTCTEPLGDAKGDSDRMISFLSGAHSVMGSFEPGESPQATKVHDGIGATNAAGLTGKVLSFSLKALLFPFDPGFGQSFEVRYIGTIA; encoded by the exons ATGGAGCACGAAGATCGTTATTCCGATGATGAACCATGGTACCAAGAACACCATGGTAGTGAACCGGAACCAGAGGCTACCGAGGACGAACCATGGTACGATGAACACCATGGTACTAACCCGGAACAAGAGGCCACCGAAGGCGAGTCATGGTACGACAAACACCATGGTACAGATCCGGAACCAGAGACTTCTGAAGACGAACCATGGTACGAAAGGGACTATGATGAAGGGCATGGAATACAGGACCACCATTGGCCGTCCGCTACACAAGCCATCCCTTATCGCGAGTCATGGCCAAAAGGTgacgaagactccgaaggcgAACGCTTGGGTCCTTACTATGCGCCACCGCGGAATCACCGAGAGCTGCAGAAGGAGTACCCGAGACGTACCCGCAAAGTTCCGACCTGGTCACCGTGCGGATCATCCAGCAAGTCAAGGGCGTACCGTACGCGAACACAAGAT CTTCCGAGCTGGTCACCCCGCGCATCACCGGCCAACAAGTCCAGTCGCGGCCGAGCTAAAACCAAGCCAAGCATTGTTGGACCTTGGGCTAAGTCAAGGGAACAAGCCCCAAGGACGCTGGTGTATTCTCCCGgagcaataagtttcatggacgAGTTGATCTCTATCCAATCTCAACTCCAATACCTTGGAGAAATGTTGGGCCAAGTAGAGACATCTTACACCCATGGAGAATCATCGCGGAACCAACACTCGGCCCTTGTGTCTCCGCCAACGCTAGATCCGCGACCAACTGCTAATCCGGACCGTGATGAGACACATCGGAGACGACATGATCCGACCGTCCAATGCCGTGAACTGCCCACACGGAACGAGGAACCAGCCCAAAGAGAAGTCCGTCCCCAGATCATACCCAGGCCGGAAATGACAAGGACGCAACCGGACCATGAACCGGACAATAAAGAAGATGTCAACGGCCTTGGAGGAATCATAGAGAAGCCAGCCGAGCCGCCGGATCACCAAGCGCATATACTCGGTGGTACAAGCCCAGGCAATCAAGCGAACAGCGGTCGACTCCTTACCGCTCCTGATCGAGACCAAGCCGACCTTCGACTGCCATGCTCGGAGCAGGCCATGGTACATGAAT CTTCATCCAGGACGTGTACCGAACCACTAGGCGACGCCAAAGGAGATTCTGACCGTATGATCAGTTTCCTATCCGGTGCTCACTCGGTAATGGGGAGTTTCGAGCCAG GAGAGTCCCCACAAGCAACCAAGGTTCATGATGGGATAGGAGCGACCAATGCTGCTGGCCTTACCGGGAAAgtcttatccttttctcttaaggccttactttttccttttgatcCCG GTTTTGGGCAGAGTTTTGAGGTCCGGTACATTGGTACCATCGCCTAG
- the LOC104779383 gene encoding BTB/POZ domain-containing protein At1g55760-like — protein ISSAGDRKALSHPEVIDKRIKTNEDFLWTIEVPLTGKIIIDVEFLDLKVLSQDSGEFYSIWADGSTENQSKATAVTSLGRMLTESIYTDIMINAAGGSIGAHRAVLAARSPVFRSMFLHDLKEKELSEINILDMPLDACQAFLSYVYGNIQNGDFLIHRLALLQAADKYDIADLKEACHLSLLDDIDTKNVLERLQNAYLYQLPELKASCMRYLVKFGKIFEIRDEFNVFMQCADRDLISEVFHEVLGTWKGF, from the exons ATCTCTTCTGCTGGTGATAGGAAAGCTTTATCTCATCCAG AAGTCATTGATAAGCGGATTAAGACAAACGAAGATTTTCTTTGGACGATTGAAGTTCCCTTAACTGGAAAAATCATCATCGACGTTGAGTTCCTTGACTTGAAGGTTCTGTCTCAAGAT AGTGGAGAATTTTACTCTATCTGGGCAGACGGTTCAACCGAGAATCAATCGAAAGCAACAGCTGTAACATCCCTTGGCCGTATGTTGACAGAAAGCATTTACACAGACATAATGATCAATGCAGCTGGTGGAAGCATTGGTGCTCACCGAGCTGTTCTTGCCGCCCGTTCACCTGTTTTCCGCAGCATGTTTTTACATGACCTGAAAGAGAAGGAGCTATCGGAAATAAACATACTGGACATGCCTCTTGATGCTTGCCAAGCTTTTCTCAGTTATGTATACGGCAATATCCAGAACGGAGACTTTCTTATACACAGATTGGCACTCCTCCAAGCAGCTGATAAGTATGATATTGCTGATTTAAAAGAAGCTTGCCACTTGAGTCTGCTAGACGATATCGACACAAAGAATGTGCTGGAGAGGCTACAGAATGCTTATCTATATCAGTTACCTGAGCTGAAGGCTAGCTGCATGAGGTATCTTGTGAAGTTTGGTAAGATATTTGAGATCCGAGATGAGTTCAACGTATTCATGCAATGCGCAGACAGAGATTTGATTTCTGAAGTCTTCCACGAAGTCCTCGGTACCTGGAAAGGATTTTAA
- the LOC104778444 gene encoding pectinesterase inhibitor-like, translated as MNQFTGVLFLCIVLLSSFLGNADTGMISDLCTHSDDPKLCLSSIISRPESGEFAGTSNQIEIIAISAASANASATSAYIKNKLGNEDLEPATEDTLEDCQKNYLDAVEQLDDSISAMLANAHADVDVWLKAAISAIESCGNALESRAGNDAELFQRNDMFLKLCRNALMINKMLT; from the coding sequence ATGAATCAATTCACCGGAGTTCTCTTCCTCTGCATCGTTCTCCTCTCCTCCTTCCTCGGAAATGCTGATACCGGTATGATCTCCGATCTATGCACACACTCCGACGATCCAAAACTCTGTCTCTCCAGCATTATTTCACGTCCAGAGTCAGGCGAGTTCGCAGGCACCAGCAACCAGATCGAGATCATAGCTATCTCCGCCGCGTCGGCCAACGCTTCAGCCACTTCCGCCTACATCAAGAATAAGCTCGGCAACGAGGATCTTGAGCCGGCGACTGAGGACACGCTCGAGGATTGTCAGAAGAATTACCTAGACGCCGTTGAACAGCTCGACGATTCGATCTCCGCGATGCTCGCCAACGCGCACGCCGATGTCGACGTCTGGCTGAAGGCGGCGATCAGCGCCATCGAGTCATGTGGAAACGCGTTGGAGTCACGTGCCGGGAACGATGCGGAGCTTTTCCAGAGGAACGATATGTTTCTTAAGCTTTGCAGAAACGCTTTGATGATTAACAAAATGTTAACTTGA
- the LOC109131296 gene encoding uncharacterized protein LOC109131296, which yields MQLLVSLRQYFSGNMMMKQRIVLKMDLSDGEKSMKKAMKIASAKSGVRSVSIQGQNDQLVLLGEGIDLAELTRELKKKVCNTSIITVQAAPPPPQQPQPMGQYNQMPPARRCTCEIQNSGFCGLCCSMSQQHTTYHMVPSQYPPPPVLYCRDETDVCRIL from the exons ATGCAACTCTTGGTATCTCTCCGACAATATTTTTCCGGCAATATGATGATGAAG CAACGGATAGTTCTGAAGATGGATTTGAGTGACGGTGAGAAATCGATGAAGAAAGCTATGAAGATCGCATCTGCAAAATCTG GTGTGAGATCGGTCTCGATTCAGGGACAGAACGATCAGTTAGTTTTGTTGGGAGAAGGGATTGACTTGGCGGAGCTAACACGTGAGCTCAAGAAGAAAGTTTGCAACACGAGTATTATCACCGTGCAGGCTGCACCGCCGCCGCCGCAACAGCCACAGCCTATGGGCCAGTACAACCAGATGCCTCCGGCTAGAAGATGTACTTGTGAGATACAAAACTCAGGATTCTGCGGATTATGTTGTTCTATGAGTCAGCAACACACTACTTATCATATGGTACCATCCCagtatcctcctcctccggtgCTCTATTGTCGTGATGAGACCGATGTTTGCAGAATTTTGTGA